From the genome of Eptesicus fuscus isolate TK198812 chromosome 24, DD_ASM_mEF_20220401, whole genome shotgun sequence, one region includes:
- the EXOC8 gene encoding exocyst complex component 8 gives MAMAMSDSGASRLRRQLESGSFEARLYVKQLSQQSDGDRDLQEHRQRIQALAEETAQNLKRNVYQNYRQFIETAREISYLESEMYQLSHLLTEQKSSLETIPLTLLPAAAAAGAAAASGGEEGGGAAGGRDHLRGQAGLFPTPGGAPRDGAGPGEEGKQRTLTTLLEKVEGCRHLLETPGQYLVYNGDLVEYEADHMAQLQRVHGFLMNDCLLVATWLPQRRGMYRYNALYPLDGLAVVNVKDNPPMKDMFKLLMFPESRIFQAENAKIKREWLEVLEETKRALSEKKRREQEEAAAPRGLPQVAAKASNPFEEEEEDEPAAPEVEEERVDLSMEWIQELPEDLDVCIAQRDFEGAVDLLDKLNRYLEDKPSPPPVKELRAKVDERVRQLTEVLVFELSPGRSLRGGPKATRRAVSQLIRLGQCTKACELFLRNRAAAVHTAIRQLRIEGATLLYIHKLCHVFFTSLLETAREFETDFAGTDSGCYSAFVVWARSAMGMFVDAFSKQVFDSKESLSTAAECVKVAKEHCQQLGDIGLDLTFIIHALLVKDIQGALHSYKEIIIEATKHRNSEEMWRRMNLMTPEALGKLKEEMRSCGVSSFEQYTGDDCWVNLSYTVVAFTKQTMGFLEEALKLYFPELHMVLLESLMEIILVAVQHVDYSLRCEQDPEKKAFIRQNASFLYETVLPVVERRFEEGVGKPAKQLQDLRNASRLIRVNPESTTSVV, from the coding sequence ATGGCGATGGCGATGTCGGATAGCGGGGCGAGCCGCCTGCGGCGGCAGCTGGAATCGGGCAGCTTCGAGGCGCGGCTGTACGTGAAGCAGCTCTCGCAGCAGTCGGACGGGGACCGGGACCTCCAGGAGCACCGGCAGCGCATCCAGGCGCTGGCGGAGGAGACGGCGCAGAACCTGAAGCGCAACGTCTACCAGAACTACCGGCAGTTCATCGAGACGGCGCGCGAGATCTCCTACCTGGAGAGCGAGATGTACCAGCTCAGCCACCTGCTGACGGAGCAGAAGAGCAGCCTGGAGACCATCCCGCTGACCCTGctgccggccgccgccgccgccggggccgCCGCGGCCtcgggaggggaggagggaggcggggcggcggggggccgAGACCACCTgcggggccaggctggcctgttCCCCACCCCCGGGGGCGCCCCCCGCGACGGCGCGGGTCCGGGCGAGGAAGGGAAGCAGCGCACTCTCACCACGCTGCTGGAGAAGGTGGAGGGCTGCCGGCACCTGCTGGAGACGCCCGGGCAGTACCTGGTGTACAACGGGGACCTGGTGGAGTACGAGGCGGACCACATGGCCCAGCTGCAGCGGGTGCACGGCTTTCTCATGAACGACTGCCTGCTGGTGGCCACCTGGCTGCCCCAGCGGCGGGGGATGTATCGCTACAACGCCCTCTATCCCCTGGATGGCTTGGCCGTGGTCAATGTCAAGGACAACCCGCCCATGAAGGACATGTTTAAGCTGCTGATGTTTCCCGAGAGCCGCATTTTCCAGGCGGAAAATGCCAAAATCAAACGCGAGTGGCTGGAAGTGCTGGAGGAAACCAAGAGGGCCCTGAGCGAGAAGAAGCGTcgggagcaggaggaggccgCCGCCCCTCGAGGGCTGCCCCAAGTGGCTGCCAAGGCCAGCAACCCgttcgaggaggaggaggaagacgagCCGGCCGCTCCCGAGGTGGAAGAGGAGAGGGTGGACCTGTCCATGGAGTGGATCCAGGAGCTGCCGGAAGACCTGGATGTCTGCATTGCCCAGAGGGACTTCGAAGGCGCCGTCGACCTGCTGGACAAGTTGAACCGTTACCTCGAAGATAAGCCCAGTCCACCTCCCGTAAAGGAACTCCGGGCCAAAGTGGACGAGCGTGTGCGACAGCTGACCGAGGTGCTGGTGTTCGAACTCTCCCCGGGCCGGTCCCTGAGGGGCGGCCCCAAGGCTACCCGCCGGGCCGTGTCTCAGCTCATCCGGCTGGGCCAGTGCACCAAGGCCTGCGAGCTGTTTCTGCGGAACAGGGCGGCAGCCGTGCACACGGCCATCCGGCAGCTGCGCATCGAGGGCGCCACTTTACTCTACATTCACAAGCTGTGCCACGTCTTCTTCACCAGCCTTCTCGAAACCGCCAGGGAGTTCGAGACGGATTTCGCGGGCACGGACAGCGGCTGCTACTCGGCCTTCGTGGTCTGGGCAAGGTCGGCCATGGGCATGTTCGTGGATGCGTTCAGCAAGCAGGTGTTTGACAGTAAGGAGAGCCTGTCGACCGCCGCCGAGTGCGTGAAGGTGGCGAAGGAgcactgccagcagctgggggacaTCGGCTTAGACCTCACCTTCATCATCCACGCCCTTCTGGTGAAAGACATCCAGGGGGCCTTGCACAGTTACAAAGAAATCATCATCGAGGCCACGAAGCACCGCAACTCGGAGGAGATGTGGAGGAGGATGAACTTGATGACGCCGGAGGCGCTGGGCAAGCTCAAGGAGGAGATGAGGAGCTGCGGGGTGAGCAGCTTCGAGCAGTACACCGGGGATGACTGCTGGGTGAACCTGAGCTACACGGTGGTCGCCTTCACCAAGCAGACcatgggcttcctggaggaggcgctGAAGCTGTACTTCCCGGAGCTGCACATGGTGCTTCTGGAGAGCCTCATGGAAATCATCCTGGTGGCCGTTCAGCACGTGGACTACAGCCTCCGCTGCGAGCAGGACCCGGAGAAGAAGGCCTTCATCCGCCAGAACGCGTCCTTCCTCTACGAGACGGTCCTCCCTGTGGTGGAGAGGAGGTTTGAAGAAGGCGTGGGGAAACCCGCCAAACAGCTCCAGGACCTGAGGAACGCCTCTCGGCTTATTCGTGTGAATCCCGAGAGCACAACCTCCGTGGTCTGA